The segment AGAATCCCTGACATCCTGTCCGTCGAGCAGACGGGGCAACTATTTGCCGCAACCAAAACCTTGAGCTACAAGGTCTTCTTTTTTACCTGCTACAGCATGGGCCTGCGCCTTGGCGAAGGCATTCGACTCACAGTCGGCGACATCGACGCAGGCAACATGCGGGTCCATATTCGTGATGCCAAGGGTAACAAGGACCGGCTGGTGCCGCTGCCAGACAAGACCTTGCGGGTGCTGCGGGAGTTCTGGGCCATGCACAAGCATCCCCGGTTCCTCTTCCCCAGCAGGAAAAGAGGTCTGAAAAATGCCCACCTGGTTGATTTGCCCCTGGACAGGGGCGGCATTCAAACCACCATGCAGACCGTTGTCCGGCAACTCGGCATAAAAAAAAATCTCATGCCACTCCCTGCGTCACAGCTATGCCACCCACATGCTGGAGGCCGGGGTTGATCTGCTTGAGCTGCAGCAGATCCTTGGCCATGTCAGCATCCTGACCACCGCCAGATACACCCACCTGACCTCCACCACGGCCAACAATGCGAGACTGGCCGTCAATTCCCTGGTCAACTCCCTGGACATCAGATGGGGAGGGCGTAAATAATGCTGCTCTCCACGATCATCAACAAGTTCAGGGACAGCTTCTTCCGCACCTACAACAAAAATCTCCTGTCAGGCCACATCAAGGCTCTGGAGTCCATGGCCCGATGCAGATACGAGCATGGACCGCACATGCTGGCCCGTTGTTCGGACCACCGGTGCGGCGAACGGATCTATATTCCCCATTCCTGCGGCCACAGAAACTGCCCCCATTGCCAGAACCATGAGAGCCGGCAGTGGCTGGAAAGCCAGCTTGACAAACGACTGCCGTGTCAATACTACCTGATCACCTTCACGCTGCCCGGGCAGATGCGGGATCTGGCGTGGAAACACCAGAAAACCGTTTACGCCCTGATGTTCAGGGCAGTACAGGACCTCCTGAAATCCTTCACCAATAACGACAAAAAACTCGGCGGATCAGCGGGATTCACCGCCATCCTCCACACCCATTCCAGAACCCTGGACTATCATCCGCACATCCACGTTGTCATGCCCGGAGCAAGCATCAACCCGCAAACCGGGCTGTGGAAGGAAAAATCCGGGAAATATCTCTTCAGCCACAAGGCCATGGCCAAGGTCTTTCGGGCGAAGCTGCTCCAGACCCTGGTCGAAAACAAGCTGCCGGTTCCCCATGATTGCCCCGATCAGTGGGTGGTTGACTGCAAGGACGCGGGCAACGGCGAGAAGGCCCTTATCTATCTTGGCCGTTATCTGTACCGGGGTGTTATCCGGGAAAAAGACATCCTGCACTGCCGGGACGGCATGGTCACCTTCCGGTATCGCCATGCCAAAAGCGGAGAAGACCGGACCCGAACCGTCAAGGGCGAGTACTTCCTCTACCTGCTTATGCTCCATGTGCTGCCCCGAGGGTTTCGACGGGCAAGGTCGTATGGTTTTCTCCATGCATGCAGCAAAAAGCTGCTCCGCTTCCTGCAGCTGGTGCTGCGGGTCGCGCCATGGCGCGCCCTTGTCCGCAACCTGAAGCAACGGCCGGCTATCATCTGCCCGGCCTGCGGGGCCGCCATGGTGATCGCCGCGACAATGATCGCCCGGCCACCGGCCATGGCCGCTCCGTTACGGCAATAGACGAGCCGGAGGCATCGGGTATGTAAACGAAAGCCGTGAACTTGCCGAGGACACAAGCCGGATTGCACCGGGACGGGACTCCTGCGCCCGAAAAACGCCGGAAATCAGCGTAAAGCAGCATGATACAGCACCAAAATCCTTTTCAAAGAACATTGCGGGGGCCACTCCCGTCTTCCTGCCGCCCCATCGCCCGATCCGATCCCTCCGGAACCCAAAAGCTCTTTTCTATATACGTCCACCGGGCTTGTCCAACCACCGGTTCAGATTGTGGCGCGCTACGCTTGCACAATCTAACCTTGTTCGTTATTTCTTCCGAGGTGAGAAAGGGGTCGCCGAAGCCTTTGATGTAGAGATCATTGTCCGGGGAAAGATAAAATTCGGTGTGGAAGCGAAAATCGGGCCCAAGGATATGCAGCGCGCCAAGGGCGGTGACGATTTTTAAGATGCTTGCCGGAACGAAAAGCTTTTCTTCATCGGCGGCGGCAATCGGCGCCTGGCCGTCAGCCAGGATATAGCCGCCGTTGTCGATCAGCCTGTCGATCCTGAGGGTGGCGGCGGTGGTATTGCCATGTGCCCCATGACAGGGCGCGAAAACGAAAAAAAACAGCAAAAAGAAAAAACAGGGTATTGCCGGTTTGGCAAATACCCTGTTTTTTACAATGCGGATCATAAAGCGGAATCAGATCTTCGGAAGATTTTTTGTTGCCTCGGCAATTGCCTCTGCCGGATACTCATAGTTGTGCAGATCTCCGGCGTAGAATTTTTCATAGCTTGCCAGATCGAGCAGGCCGTGGCCGGAGAAGTTGAAAAGAATGGTTTTCGGATCATTGAGATCCCGGGTTGCCTCGATGATCGCCGCGCGAATGGCGTGGCATGTTTCCGGCGCCGGGATGATGCCCTCGGTCTGGGCAAAAAGTCTGCCCGCCTCGAAACACTCCATCTGATGCACGCTGATGGGTTCGATCAGTTTTTCCCTGACCAGGGCGGAGACAATCGGTGACATGCCGTGATAGCGCAGTCCGCCGGCATGGATGCCGGGAGGAATGAAGTCGTGTCCCAGGGTGTACATGTAGAGCAGGGGGGTCTGTCGCGCCACATCGCCGTAGTCGTAGGCATAGACGCCACGGGTCAGTGTCGGGCAGGATGCCGGTTCCACGCCGACGAAGCGGATATTTTTCCCTTCCAGTTTATCGGTGAGAAAAGGGGTCATGATGCCGGCGAAATTGGACCCGCCGCCGCAGCAGCCGACAACCACATCGGGGTACTCGCCGATCTTGGCCATCTGTTTCTTGGCTTCAAGGCCGATGATGGACTGGTGGAGGATGACATGGTTTAACACGGAACCCAAGGCGTATTTGGTGTCCTCGCGGGTGGCGGCGTCTTCAAGCGCCTCGCTGATGGCAATGCCCAGCGAACCCGCCGTGTCCGGCATGGTTTCCAGGATCTTGCGGCCGAAGTTGGTGTCCGGGCTCGGGCTTGCGACGATATCGG is part of the Desulfobulbaceae bacterium DB1 genome and harbors:
- a CDS encoding TrpB-like pyridoxal-phosphate dependent enzyme translates to MKQKKILLDENEMPTQWYNVMPDIPNGVQPPLDPETKQPMGPEKLAAVFPMGLLEQEMSDKRWIDIPEEVQEIYHIWRPCPLVRAYNLEAAIGTKAKIYFKNEGVSPSGSHKTNSSVAQAYYNKREGVKRLSTETGAGQWGSALSFATHKFGLECKVYMVRVSFDQKPYRKIMMNTYGADIVASPSPDTNFGRKILETMPDTAGSLGIAISEALEDAATREDTKYALGSVLNHVILHQSIIGLEAKKQMAKIGEYPDVVVGCCGGGSNFAGIMTPFLTDKLEGKNIRFVGVEPASCPTLTRGVYAYDYGDVARQTPLLYMYTLGHDFIPPGIHAGGLRYHGMSPIVSALVREKLIEPISVHQMECFEAGRLFAQTEGIIPAPETCHAIRAAIIEATRDLNDPKTILFNFSGHGLLDLASYEKFYAGDLHNYEYPAEAIAEATKNLPKI
- a CDS encoding IS91 family transposase; the protein is MLLSTIINKFRDSFFRTYNKNLLSGHIKALESMARCRYEHGPHMLARCSDHRCGERIYIPHSCGHRNCPHCQNHESRQWLESQLDKRLPCQYYLITFTLPGQMRDLAWKHQKTVYALMFRAVQDLLKSFTNNDKKLGGSAGFTAILHTHSRTLDYHPHIHVVMPGASINPQTGLWKEKSGKYLFSHKAMAKVFRAKLLQTLVENKLPVPHDCPDQWVVDCKDAGNGEKALIYLGRYLYRGVIREKDILHCRDGMVTFRYRHAKSGEDRTRTVKGEYFLYLLMLHVLPRGFRRARSYGFLHACSKKLLRFLQLVLRVAPWRALVRNLKQRPAIICPACGAAMVIAATMIARPPAMAAPLRQ